CACCATGCATTTTAAGGGGTTTATTGGAGTATGTTACATATGTGTATAGAGCCATTTCTGTTTTTTCTCACTCCTGTGTTTATTTATTTCACTATTTATCTATCAGCTTTAGTTATGCTAGTTACTTCTCTACTCTGTAACTATTTTGGCAAGAGTTATGTCCACACTGTCCTGTGAATGTTGACCTTACATGGCTTCATTTTTAAATTTCAGAGAAAGCAAGAATTGAGGCCCAGGTAAAGGCTGCTGAAGCTGCTGCACAATTAAAACTAGAGGAAGAGATGAGGAGGAAGCGCGAGCAGGAAAGAAAAGCTGCACGGCTGGCACTGCACATGGTACTTCCTGCTCACCATTTTCTTACCTGAAAAATGCTATGCTTGATGCCCCGTTATGGTTATTCACGCTGTTCTCCTTGCGTGTAGATGAAGAAGACCGTTGATATTGACAACAGCGACTTTCTGAAGGACCTGGAGAACTTGTGCCAAAAGTGGCAACTGAATCCTCCAAGCAAATTAATCGTAGACTTTGTCCATGGGATTGAGTTGACACAGGGCTTAGGGAGCCCACTGGAGGCACTTGGCCTATTCATGAAGAAAGATATCGAGGAAGAGGTCGAACATGAAATGGAGGACAGCGTGTCAACCTCCCAGAATGCTgatgtcgaggaaggagagaTCAGCTGCTGTCAATAGTGTACCTCTCATTCTATGATTATGTGCGTGCTATGTAACCTATTCCACCACTGTGGCACTATGCAACCTCATAAGTGGAGTAAAAGAAGTTTGACTTCATGCATGTTGTCTGCTGTGTCATCTAACCTAGCTGCACCAGAATGTCTAGCGTATGTTGGAGTACAATAATTGGGCATTGCTGCCAGTTTTGTGGTTGTCATGTGGAGATGTGCTAATGTATGTTGTAGATGTTCCAGGTCTATTTAAACTGGACCTTCtgtaaaaaaaatacaaaaaaaagaaTAGTGACATATCAATGTATATTGTAGTTATATATGGTTACAGAAAGATGTTTGCCATTCATGCTGCTTTTTTTAAGGCCCGTTTCGCAGGCTCCGGCTCTTGGCGCAGAAGCAGTCAGGAGCTGGTGGAGCACCCTTTCGAAGTTACTTTTTTTTAGTGCGTAAGCAATGGACGCAGATGTTTTGTGAATCTGCCAAAATCAATTGATGCAAAATCTAGGTccgattctctctctctcttttcttttcttcacatGTCGACGCTGTATACATTCACATACACGTGTTGTTCTTACATGGTGCTTGTGCAGGCTACGTTACAAGTTCCCTCAGCCTAGTAACAAAATCACCTTGCCCGAGTATGGGAAGGGAATCATCTAAATATTGCCGTATATACATTTATGTGAACTTAAAATAAGTGGTTGCTGAAGTAATTGATTGAAATGAGTAGCATAATTGATGAAAATAATAGCACGAAAGTATTTAACAAAGTGGTTGTAGTTTAGTGGTTAGAATTCTATGTTGTGGCCGTAGAGAACTGGGCTCGAATCCACAGATGAGTTCTTTTTTCCCAGCAGGCACCAGGATAACTTTTTTTATCCCTTTTTCCGTCCGTTTTAGCAATTGATATCAATTTAATTTTTTTCACCGTCTTTTTTTTATCACCGTCCGTTTTTCCGTTTTAGCAACGTCCGTTGTAGCATTTGATATTTTTCATCGTCTGTTTTAGGTTTTA
Above is a genomic segment from Miscanthus floridulus cultivar M001 chromosome 3, ASM1932011v1, whole genome shotgun sequence containing:
- the LOC136542365 gene encoding transcription factor GTE9-like; the encoded protein is MDATACHHPSAPRALVPLRREDARRGVDLGGTYEIQAVGLREGQIGRKLHLSASDNHSGGGGMCYFGIFGQIEKARIEAQVKAAEAAAQLKLEEEMRRKREQERKAARLALHMMKKTVDIDNSDFLKDLENLCQKWQLNPPSKLIVDFVHGIELTQGLGSPLEALGLFMKKDIEEEVEHEMEDSVSTSQNADVEEGEISCCQ